Proteins from a single region of Nakamurella deserti:
- a CDS encoding helix-turn-helix transcriptional regulator codes for MVHVPSGKSAAKAERLLNLVIALLNSARFRDVSWIREKVEGYRDAANDEAFFRMFERDKVELRDLGIPLQTSADGAYRIPPGEYALPEMSFTPGEKAALALAGRLWETSVLGEAGSGALRKLADASGDQLAGPRLALQPRVRTSDPAFGPLYAAVQARQAVTFPYRKDPAGAVETRRVQPWGLVSWKGRWYVVGRDVARGEQRTFRLSRIAGEVARVGRSGAVTIPADVDLLAAVAGSQPAPQVRDAVVQLAVGAGAGLRRRATPAGDSATRPGFDRLTVSVDHLWDTARSVAALGADAVVESPADLRDAVIRLLTDAAATAAPDLPVVPPLDGIDEELS; via the coding sequence GTGGTGCACGTGCCGTCGGGTAAGTCCGCGGCGAAGGCGGAGCGGCTGCTGAACCTGGTGATCGCGCTGCTGAACTCCGCCCGGTTCCGCGACGTCAGCTGGATCCGGGAGAAGGTCGAGGGCTATCGCGACGCGGCCAACGACGAGGCCTTCTTCCGGATGTTCGAGCGCGACAAGGTCGAGCTGCGCGACCTCGGCATCCCTCTGCAGACGTCGGCCGACGGCGCCTACCGAATCCCGCCGGGGGAGTACGCGCTGCCCGAGATGTCGTTCACGCCGGGTGAGAAGGCGGCCCTGGCCCTCGCCGGACGGCTCTGGGAGACCAGCGTCCTCGGGGAGGCCGGGTCGGGTGCGCTGCGCAAGCTGGCCGACGCCAGCGGCGATCAGCTCGCCGGACCGCGGCTCGCGCTACAGCCGCGGGTGCGCACCTCCGACCCGGCGTTCGGTCCGCTGTACGCGGCCGTGCAGGCCCGGCAGGCGGTCACCTTCCCCTACCGCAAGGATCCGGCCGGGGCCGTCGAGACCCGTAGGGTGCAGCCCTGGGGGCTGGTCAGCTGGAAGGGCCGCTGGTACGTGGTGGGCCGCGACGTCGCCCGCGGCGAGCAGCGCACGTTCCGGCTGTCCCGGATCGCCGGCGAGGTCGCCCGGGTCGGCCGGTCCGGCGCGGTGACCATCCCGGCCGACGTCGACCTGCTCGCAGCCGTCGCCGGGTCGCAACCCGCGCCCCAGGTCCGCGACGCCGTGGTGCAGCTGGCCGTCGGTGCGGGTGCGGGGCTGCGCCGCCGCGCCACTCCCGCCGGGGACAGCGCGACGCGGCCCGGGTTCGACCGGCTGACCGTGTCCGTGGACCACCTGTGGGACACCGCCCGCTCGGTCGCCGCGCTGGGGGCCGACGCCGTGGTCGAGTCCCCGGCCGACCTGCGCGACGCCGTCATCCGGCTGCTGACCGACGCCGCGGCGACCGCCGCGCCGGACCTGCCGGTGGTCCCACCGCTGGACGGGATCGACGAGGAGTTGTCGTGA
- a CDS encoding cache domain-containing protein, which translates to MTGPSTLVPPVDAVADCVAAVSHTFAAMVATMQGWAAALGARGWPAAGPTPGQLDLVTRSLVLAELSRPEPTVVGAGFIARPDWVRGATRYLSWWLGPDNPIGRGTVPAGSAPVRRLSVDLDPGSDGYRDYTVLEWWRVPAATGRPHITGPYVDYLCTDEYTLTLTAPVAVRAPGAAPAMIGMVGMDIYVRTVESLLLPRLLGAGRPATLLNAAGRVVVSTDAHRAAGTVLRFPGLRERLQQPDPTGALPDGRTLHGCPGTGLTLLLDAVG; encoded by the coding sequence ATGACCGGACCGTCCACCCTGGTGCCGCCGGTCGACGCCGTCGCCGACTGCGTCGCGGCGGTCAGCCACACCTTCGCGGCCATGGTCGCCACGATGCAGGGCTGGGCCGCCGCACTCGGCGCCCGCGGCTGGCCGGCCGCCGGCCCCACCCCCGGGCAGCTCGACCTGGTGACCCGGTCGCTGGTGCTCGCCGAGCTGTCCCGCCCCGAGCCGACCGTGGTGGGCGCGGGGTTCATCGCCCGGCCCGACTGGGTCCGCGGCGCGACGCGCTACCTGTCGTGGTGGCTCGGACCGGACAACCCGATCGGGCGCGGGACGGTTCCGGCCGGATCGGCACCGGTCCGCCGGTTGTCCGTGGATCTCGACCCCGGCTCGGACGGCTACCGGGACTACACCGTCCTGGAATGGTGGCGGGTGCCCGCCGCGACCGGCCGCCCGCACATCACCGGCCCGTACGTGGACTACCTGTGCACCGACGAGTACACGCTGACCCTGACCGCCCCGGTCGCGGTCCGGGCGCCCGGGGCGGCGCCGGCGATGATCGGCATGGTCGGGATGGACATCTACGTCCGCACGGTCGAGTCGCTGCTGCTGCCGCGGCTGCTGGGCGCCGGCCGACCGGCCACGCTGCTCAACGCCGCCGGCCGGGTGGTGGTGTCCACCGACGCGCACCGCGCCGCCGGCACGGTGCTGCGCTTCCCCGGCCTGCGCGAACGACTCCAGCAGCCGGATCCGACGGGGGCGCTGCCGGACGGCCGGACGCTGCACGGCTGCCCGGGAACCGGGCTGACCCTGCTGCTCGACGCCGTCGGCTGA
- the pafA gene encoding Pup--protein ligase: MQRRIMGIETEFGITCTFKGQRRLSPDEVARYLFRRVVSWGRSSNVFLRNGSRLYLDVGSHPEYATAECDDLYSLIAHDKAGERILQDLVVDAEARLQEEGVGGDIYLFKNNTDSAGNSYGCHENFLIARQGEFSRISDGLIPFLVTRQLIVGAGKVLQTPRGATYCLSQRAEHIWEGVSSATTRSRPIINTRDEPHADAERFRRLHVIVGDSNMSQTTTLLKVGSAALVLEMIEAGVALRDFTFENPIRAIREISNDLTGRKEVKLAGGGVISALDAQLDYYQRAVDFVAVRGSDPVTDQVMDLWGRTLRAVETGDLSGVDTEIDWVIKKKLIDRYAEKNQLELTSPRVAQIDLAYHDVRPGRGLYSLLAARGMARTVVDEARIEEAMTVPPQTTRAKLRGKFVAAAQDAGRDYTVDWVHLKLNDQAQRTVLLKDPFKSIDDRVDKLIESI; this comes from the coding sequence ATGCAGCGCCGAATCATGGGTATCGAGACCGAGTTCGGGATCACCTGCACCTTCAAGGGGCAACGCCGGCTGAGCCCCGACGAGGTGGCCCGGTATCTCTTCCGCCGCGTCGTGTCGTGGGGACGGTCGTCGAACGTCTTCCTGCGCAACGGCAGTCGGCTCTACCTGGACGTCGGCTCGCACCCCGAGTACGCCACCGCCGAGTGCGACGACCTGTACTCGCTGATCGCCCACGACAAGGCCGGCGAGCGGATCCTGCAGGACCTGGTGGTCGACGCCGAGGCGCGGCTGCAGGAGGAGGGTGTCGGCGGCGACATCTACCTGTTCAAGAACAACACCGACTCGGCAGGCAACTCCTACGGCTGCCACGAGAACTTCCTCATCGCGCGGCAGGGCGAGTTCTCCCGGATCTCCGACGGGCTGATCCCGTTCCTGGTCACCCGGCAGCTCATCGTCGGGGCCGGCAAGGTGCTGCAGACCCCACGCGGTGCGACGTACTGCCTGTCCCAGCGCGCCGAGCACATCTGGGAGGGCGTCTCGTCGGCGACCACCCGCTCCCGGCCGATCATCAACACCCGCGACGAGCCGCACGCCGACGCGGAGCGGTTCCGCCGGCTGCACGTCATCGTCGGTGACTCCAACATGAGCCAGACGACCACGCTGCTGAAGGTGGGGTCGGCCGCGCTGGTGCTGGAGATGATCGAGGCCGGGGTGGCGCTGCGCGACTTCACCTTCGAGAACCCCATCCGGGCCATCCGCGAGATCTCCAACGACCTGACCGGCCGCAAGGAGGTCAAGCTGGCCGGCGGCGGCGTGATCAGCGCACTGGACGCGCAGCTGGACTACTACCAGCGGGCGGTCGACTTCGTCGCCGTCCGCGGCAGCGACCCGGTCACCGACCAGGTGATGGACCTGTGGGGCCGCACGCTGCGCGCGGTGGAGACCGGCGACCTGTCGGGCGTGGACACCGAGATCGACTGGGTCATCAAGAAGAAGCTCATCGACCGGTACGCGGAGAAGAACCAGCTCGAGCTGACCAGCCCCCGGGTCGCCCAGATCGACCTGGCCTATCACGACGTCCGGCCCGGCCGCGGGCTCTACTCGCTGCTGGCCGCCCGCGGGATGGCCCGCACCGTCGTCGACGAGGCGCGGATCGAGGAGGCGATGACGGTGCCGCCGCAGACCACCCGGGCCAAGCTCCGCGGGAAGTTCGTCGCCGCCGCCCAGGACGCCGGCCGGGACTACACCGTCGACTGGGTGCACCTCAAGCTCAACGACCAGGCGCAGCGCACCGTGCTGTTGAAGGACCCGTTCAAGTCCATCGACGACCGGGTCGACAAGCTGATCGAGTCGATCTAG
- a CDS encoding LacI family DNA-binding transcriptional regulator — translation MPREPIARRPTMADVAAAAGVSTALVSIVMRDVPGASAATRERVLAAAAELGYRPDSRARLLRSSNSRLLGVVFHVQQDFHGSLLTGLYAAAAAVDHQITLSAVTPGRDERAAVNDLLQDRCEAVILLGPESPRAFLAEIGARTPVVALTRNVRHRLVDVVRTADDQGLHQAVDHLVQLGHRRIVHVEGGRSAGAAERRRGYTEAMRRHGLDAEARIVPGGADEDDGAAAARLLLAGGLPTAVTVFNDRCATGLLEVLRTSGVDVPGDVSVVGFDDSRLARLSFVDLTTVAQDVPLLSRLTVERAIARAQGETVVGREQVIPPRLVVRQTSGPVRVG, via the coding sequence ATGCCCCGGGAACCGATCGCCCGCCGCCCGACGATGGCCGACGTGGCCGCGGCCGCCGGCGTGTCGACCGCGTTGGTGTCCATCGTGATGCGCGACGTGCCCGGAGCCAGCGCCGCCACGCGGGAGCGCGTCCTCGCCGCGGCCGCCGAGTTGGGCTACCGGCCGGACAGCCGGGCGCGGCTGCTGCGCAGCAGCAACAGCCGCCTCCTCGGTGTGGTGTTCCACGTCCAGCAGGACTTCCACGGGAGCCTGCTGACCGGGTTGTACGCCGCCGCCGCGGCGGTCGACCACCAGATCACGCTGAGCGCGGTGACGCCCGGCCGCGACGAGCGGGCCGCGGTGAACGACCTGCTGCAGGACCGCTGCGAGGCGGTCATCCTGCTCGGGCCGGAGTCACCGCGGGCGTTCCTGGCCGAGATCGGCGCGCGCACACCGGTGGTCGCCCTCACCCGCAACGTGCGCCACCGGCTGGTCGACGTGGTGCGCACCGCCGACGACCAGGGACTGCACCAGGCCGTCGACCACCTGGTGCAGCTGGGCCACCGCCGCATCGTGCACGTCGAGGGTGGCCGCTCCGCGGGCGCGGCCGAGCGGCGCCGGGGCTACACCGAGGCGATGCGGCGGCACGGCCTCGACGCCGAAGCCCGGATCGTCCCCGGTGGTGCGGACGAGGACGACGGCGCGGCCGCCGCCCGGCTGCTGCTGGCCGGCGGGCTGCCGACCGCCGTCACGGTGTTCAACGACCGCTGCGCGACCGGCCTGCTCGAGGTGCTGCGGACGTCCGGTGTCGACGTGCCCGGTGACGTCAGCGTGGTCGGGTTCGACGACTCCCGGCTCGCCCGGCTGTCGTTCGTCGACCTCACCACGGTGGCGCAGGACGTGCCGCTGCTGAGCCGGCTCACCGTCGAACGTGCCATCGCCCGCGCGCAGGGCGAGACCGTCGTCGGACGGGAGCAGGTCATCCCGCCGCGACTCGTGGTGCGGCAGACCAGCGGGCCGGTGCGGGTGGGGTGA
- the tatC gene encoding twin-arginine translocase subunit TatC, with product MAWFRRTKVERPADGSMSLMEHLYELRKRLMWAVVFIFVGVVLGFIWFDKPVGPIPSLGAILIEPYKVAIGNEDARLLALNPFSGLQLQLKAALMAGLVFSSPGWLYQIWAFVTPALYSKERRYAVSFVTLAAVLFTLGAYLAYLVIPEGLRVLFGFGDTSVVNMTGPEQYYSFLMTLLIVFGISFLLPLFLVALNFIGVLKGRQLAKWRRYAIFAMFVFAALVVPGNDPISMLALALSMCLLYEISTQVARFNDRRRGRNNPEAEQLAALSDDQASDL from the coding sequence GTGGCCTGGTTCCGCCGCACGAAGGTCGAACGTCCGGCCGACGGCTCGATGTCGTTGATGGAGCACCTCTACGAGCTGCGGAAGCGGCTGATGTGGGCGGTCGTCTTCATCTTCGTGGGCGTGGTGCTCGGGTTCATCTGGTTCGACAAGCCCGTCGGGCCGATCCCGTCGTTGGGCGCCATCCTCATCGAGCCCTACAAGGTGGCCATCGGGAACGAGGATGCCCGGCTGCTGGCCCTGAACCCGTTCTCCGGGCTGCAGCTGCAGCTCAAGGCGGCTCTGATGGCCGGGTTGGTGTTCTCCTCACCCGGCTGGCTCTATCAGATCTGGGCTTTCGTCACCCCGGCGCTGTACTCCAAGGAGCGGCGCTACGCGGTCTCCTTCGTGACCCTCGCCGCCGTGCTGTTCACCCTGGGCGCGTACCTCGCGTACCTGGTGATCCCCGAGGGCCTGCGGGTGCTGTTCGGCTTCGGCGACACCAGCGTCGTCAACATGACCGGACCGGAGCAGTACTACTCGTTCCTGATGACGTTGCTGATCGTGTTCGGCATCAGCTTCCTGCTGCCGCTGTTCCTGGTCGCGCTCAACTTCATCGGCGTCCTGAAGGGCCGCCAGCTCGCGAAGTGGCGTCGGTACGCCATCTTCGCGATGTTCGTCTTCGCCGCGCTCGTGGTGCCGGGCAACGACCCGATCAGCATGCTGGCGCTGGCGCTGTCGATGTGTCTGCTCTACGAGATCAGCACCCAGGTCGCGCGGTTCAACGACCGGCGCCGGGGACGCAACAACCCGGAGGCCGAACAGCTGGCCGCGCTCTCCGACGACCAGGCGTCCGACCTCTGA
- a CDS encoding ABC transporter substrate-binding protein, with the protein MHTPIRRRGALGVTAGAMLLLAACGTTSGSSPSTSAAPSAAPSVTATTIGAGEGTVSILAWPGYVEDGSNDPAVDWVTPFETQTGCQVTSKTYGTSDEAFSLMKTGDYDVVAASGDASLRLVAAGDVAPVNTELLSNYDGIYDFLKMQSWNSVDGQSYGIPHGYGANLLMYNTEAVTPAPTSWDVVFDKASSYAGKVTAYDSPIYIADAAVYLMTHQPDLGIKNPYALDETQLAAAVDLLKAQRAHVGEYWSDYLKSIQSFETGDTVVGTTWQVIANSIPEGTPVDVVLPVEGVTGWSDTWMVASKAKSPNCAYQWLNYIASPEANAAATAYFGEAPSNQAACEFRTDCEAFHAGDADYAAKIWYWSTPIAECIDGRTDATCTDYSAWTKAWAEIKG; encoded by the coding sequence ATGCACACACCGATCCGCCGCCGCGGCGCGCTGGGGGTGACCGCGGGCGCGATGCTGCTGCTCGCCGCCTGTGGCACCACGTCCGGCTCGTCGCCGTCCACCAGCGCCGCCCCCTCCGCGGCCCCGTCGGTCACCGCCACCACCATCGGCGCCGGTGAGGGGACCGTGTCGATCCTGGCCTGGCCCGGTTACGTCGAGGACGGGTCCAACGACCCGGCCGTCGACTGGGTGACCCCGTTCGAGACCCAGACCGGGTGCCAGGTCACCTCCAAGACCTACGGCACGTCCGACGAGGCGTTCTCGCTGATGAAGACCGGCGACTACGACGTCGTCGCGGCGTCCGGCGACGCGTCCCTGCGGCTCGTCGCCGCGGGCGACGTCGCCCCGGTCAACACCGAACTGCTGAGCAACTACGACGGCATCTACGACTTCCTGAAGATGCAGTCGTGGAACAGCGTCGACGGTCAGTCGTACGGCATCCCGCACGGCTACGGCGCCAACCTGCTGATGTACAACACCGAGGCCGTCACCCCGGCGCCCACCTCGTGGGACGTCGTCTTCGACAAGGCCTCGTCCTACGCCGGCAAGGTGACCGCCTACGACTCCCCCATCTACATCGCCGATGCCGCCGTCTACCTGATGACGCACCAGCCGGACCTGGGCATCAAGAACCCCTACGCGCTGGACGAGACCCAGCTCGCCGCGGCCGTCGACCTGCTGAAGGCGCAGCGCGCCCACGTCGGCGAGTACTGGTCGGACTACCTCAAGTCCATCCAGTCGTTCGAGACCGGTGACACCGTCGTGGGCACCACCTGGCAGGTGATCGCGAACTCGATCCCCGAGGGCACCCCGGTGGACGTGGTGCTGCCGGTCGAGGGCGTCACCGGCTGGTCGGACACCTGGATGGTCGCGTCGAAGGCCAAGAGCCCGAACTGCGCCTACCAGTGGCTGAACTACATCGCGAGCCCCGAGGCGAACGCCGCCGCCACCGCGTACTTCGGCGAGGCGCCGTCGAACCAGGCGGCGTGCGAGTTCCGCACCGACTGCGAGGCGTTCCACGCCGGTGACGCCGACTACGCCGCCAAGATCTGGTACTGGTCGACGCCGATCGCCGAGTGCATCGACGGGCGTACCGACGCCACCTGCACCGACTACTCCGCCTGGACCAAGGCCTGGGCCGAGATCAAGGGCTGA
- a CDS encoding ABC transporter ATP-binding protein — MIQRPDGRTELSVTGTDVAPPAIRLTGLTRVFGDVRAVDGVDLDIADGEFFSMLGPSGSGKTTVLRMIAGFEQPTSGTVELHGRDVTAQAPFQRDVNTVFQDYALFPHMNVLDNVAYGLRVRGMGRRERHGRAREALARVRLEGYDERRPSQLSGGQRQRVALARATVVQPKVLLLDEPLGALDLKLREELQVELKALQRDLGITFIFVTHDQEEALTLSDRIAVFNHGRIEQLGTPTEIYESPRSTFVATFVGTSNVFDAKLSQAVLGRGGVNALRPEKLALTGTGPGVPGTVAEVIYLGAGSRVLVDLDAGTRVTVLEQNSAGRAAIVQRGERVRIRWSDADVVALTPAAALP, encoded by the coding sequence ATGATTCAGCGACCAGACGGCCGGACGGAGTTGAGCGTGACAGGAACCGATGTGGCCCCACCCGCCATCCGGCTGACCGGACTCACCCGCGTGTTCGGGGACGTCCGTGCCGTGGACGGTGTCGACCTGGACATCGCCGACGGCGAGTTCTTCTCGATGCTGGGGCCATCCGGGTCGGGCAAGACGACCGTGTTGCGGATGATCGCCGGGTTCGAGCAGCCCACCTCCGGCACCGTCGAGCTGCACGGCCGGGACGTCACGGCGCAGGCGCCGTTCCAGCGGGACGTGAACACCGTGTTCCAGGACTACGCGCTTTTCCCGCACATGAACGTGCTCGACAACGTGGCGTACGGGCTGCGGGTCCGCGGGATGGGGCGGCGCGAACGGCACGGCCGGGCCCGGGAGGCGCTGGCCCGGGTCCGCCTGGAGGGGTACGACGAACGCCGGCCGTCGCAGCTGTCGGGTGGCCAACGACAACGCGTCGCGCTGGCCCGGGCGACGGTCGTCCAACCGAAGGTGCTGCTGCTCGACGAGCCTCTGGGCGCGCTGGACCTGAAACTCCGGGAGGAACTGCAGGTCGAGCTGAAGGCGCTCCAACGCGACCTCGGCATCACCTTCATCTTCGTCACCCACGACCAGGAGGAGGCGCTGACCCTGTCCGACCGGATCGCGGTGTTCAACCACGGCCGGATCGAACAGCTCGGCACCCCCACCGAGATCTACGAGTCCCCGCGGTCGACGTTCGTCGCGACCTTCGTCGGGACGTCCAACGTCTTCGACGCAAAGCTGTCGCAGGCGGTGCTCGGCCGCGGCGGCGTCAACGCGTTGCGGCCGGAGAAGCTCGCGCTGACCGGCACCGGACCGGGCGTGCCCGGCACCGTCGCCGAGGTGATCTACCTGGGCGCCGGCAGCCGGGTGCTCGTCGACCTCGACGCCGGGACCCGGGTCACCGTGCTGGAACAGAATTCCGCCGGCCGCGCCGCGATCGTGCAGCGCGGTGAACGGGTGCGGATCCGCTGGTCCGACGCGGACGTGGTCGCCCTGACCCCCGCCGCCGCCCTGCCCTGA
- a CDS encoding helix-turn-helix transcriptional regulator — MISESATDRLARVLALVPYISRRPGIAIADLAGEFGVSAAQIQKDLDLLMVCGLPGYYPDDLIDVVLSEDSATVSITFDAGLERPVRLTHDEAVALTVALRALAGLPGLVDADSVYSALAKLEQVGAGDTAGVQVEAAAPAAALGVVREGLEEGRQLWMRYYTASRDAVSERTVDPLRLLVTDGQTYLEAYCHLVSAIRHFRVDRIEEIRLLDEPAQQPLLVIDDVPEQMFHPDPAVPSVTVALDPELRWFAEYYQAEELPGGPAGRLRVRMRPSSDEWLVRQVLSLGGGAVIEDRPDLAAEVGRRARAALAHYG, encoded by the coding sequence GTGATCAGCGAATCCGCCACCGATCGGCTGGCCCGCGTGCTGGCGCTGGTGCCCTACATCTCCCGCCGTCCCGGCATCGCCATCGCCGACCTGGCCGGTGAGTTCGGGGTCAGCGCCGCCCAGATCCAGAAGGACCTGGACCTTCTGATGGTGTGCGGGTTGCCCGGGTACTACCCCGACGACCTCATCGACGTCGTGCTGTCCGAGGACAGCGCCACCGTGTCGATCACCTTCGACGCCGGCCTGGAGCGGCCGGTGCGGCTCACCCACGACGAAGCCGTGGCGCTCACCGTCGCACTCCGCGCGCTGGCCGGGTTGCCCGGGCTGGTCGACGCCGACAGCGTGTACTCGGCGCTGGCGAAGCTGGAGCAGGTCGGGGCCGGGGACACCGCGGGCGTGCAGGTCGAGGCGGCCGCGCCGGCCGCGGCACTCGGCGTCGTCCGGGAGGGGTTGGAGGAGGGGCGGCAGCTGTGGATGCGCTACTACACGGCGTCGCGTGACGCGGTCAGCGAGCGCACCGTCGACCCGCTGCGGCTGCTGGTCACCGACGGCCAGACCTACCTCGAGGCGTACTGCCACCTGGTCTCGGCGATCCGGCACTTCCGGGTGGACCGGATCGAGGAGATCAGGCTGCTCGACGAACCCGCCCAGCAGCCGCTGCTGGTGATCGACGACGTCCCGGAGCAGATGTTCCACCCCGACCCGGCGGTCCCGTCGGTGACGGTGGCGCTGGACCCGGAGCTGCGCTGGTTCGCCGAGTACTACCAGGCGGAGGAGCTGCCCGGCGGTCCGGCCGGCCGGCTGCGGGTCCGGATGCGGCCGTCCAGCGACGAATGGCTCGTGCGTCAGGTGCTGTCCCTCGGCGGCGGCGCGGTGATCGAGGACCGGCCCGACCTGGCCGCCGAGGTGGGCCGTCGGGCGCGGGCGGCGCTGGCCCACTACGGCTGA
- a CDS encoding ABC transporter permease, translated as MSTELQERVPRIRDSPARRASVVLSRHARLRLGLLLTAPLFWLGLVYIAALAALLITALWTVDSFTGLISTTWTLDNIVEVVTGSLYQTVTLRTVAVAALVTVVDIVIALPIAFFMAKVASPRLQRALVIAVLMPLWASYLVKAYAWRSVLSNDGLWDWAGAPFGISSPGYGLTATVITLAYLWLPYVILPIYAGLERVPDSLLEASSDLGASTSRTLRTVVLPLLWPAIIAGSIFSFSLSLGDYITVNIVGGTNQLLGNLVYTNVGAANNLPLAASIALIPIVIMFVYLTAARRSGALNSL; from the coding sequence GTGAGTACCGAACTGCAGGAGCGGGTGCCCCGGATCCGTGACTCGCCGGCGCGCCGCGCCTCGGTGGTGCTGTCCCGGCACGCCCGGCTCCGGCTGGGGCTGCTGCTGACCGCACCGCTGTTCTGGCTGGGCCTGGTCTACATCGCCGCGCTCGCCGCGCTGCTGATCACCGCGCTGTGGACGGTTGACAGCTTCACCGGGCTGATCAGCACCACCTGGACGCTGGACAACATCGTCGAGGTCGTCACCGGGTCGCTCTACCAGACCGTCACGCTGCGGACCGTGGCCGTCGCGGCCCTGGTCACGGTGGTCGACATCGTCATCGCGCTGCCCATCGCCTTCTTCATGGCCAAGGTCGCCTCACCCCGGCTGCAACGCGCACTGGTCATCGCCGTGCTGATGCCGCTGTGGGCCAGCTACCTGGTGAAGGCGTACGCGTGGCGGTCGGTGCTGTCCAACGACGGCCTGTGGGACTGGGCCGGTGCGCCGTTCGGCATCAGCAGCCCCGGGTACGGGCTGACCGCCACGGTGATCACGCTGGCCTACCTGTGGCTGCCCTACGTCATCCTGCCGATCTACGCGGGCCTGGAACGGGTTCCCGACAGCCTCCTCGAGGCGTCGTCGGACCTGGGTGCCTCGACCTCGCGGACGCTGCGCACGGTGGTGCTGCCGCTGCTGTGGCCGGCGATCATCGCGGGCTCGATCTTCAGCTTCTCGCTGTCGCTGGGCGACTACATCACCGTCAACATCGTCGGCGGGACGAACCAGTTGCTGGGAAATCTCGTCTACACCAACGTCGGCGCGGCCAACAACCTGCCGCTCGCGGCGTCGATCGCGTTGATCCCCATCGTCATCATGTTCGTGTACCTGACCGCGGCCCGCCGCAGTGGTGCTCTGAACAGCCTGTGA
- a CDS encoding FadR/GntR family transcriptional regulator: MPSSVRSSQEDHDLSRAAVFAPLEGGGRAELVERRLAEAIAAGLLHHDERLPREADLARRFGVATVTAREALEALRHRGLVRTTRGRDGGSFVTAADRPDRAALDHRLRQLSRVDLRDMATYYRTINAGAAELAADRAAPDDVAQLRLLVERTGTDDPVAGRRGENAFHLQLAALSQSPRLVREEVRLQAEFGALLWRCQDDPHARVTAREAHDAIAAALDDVDTERARALTAAHVDASLEWLVDHKSTLDSGPPTVPVRKEPPS, translated from the coding sequence ATGCCCAGTTCCGTGCGGTCCTCCCAGGAGGACCACGACCTGTCGCGGGCGGCGGTGTTCGCCCCGCTGGAGGGCGGCGGCCGGGCGGAGCTCGTCGAGCGCCGCCTGGCCGAGGCCATCGCGGCGGGGCTGCTGCACCACGACGAACGGCTGCCCCGCGAAGCCGACCTGGCCCGCCGGTTCGGGGTGGCGACGGTCACCGCGCGGGAGGCGCTGGAGGCGCTGCGGCACCGCGGGCTGGTCCGCACCACCCGGGGCCGCGACGGCGGCAGCTTCGTCACGGCCGCGGACCGACCCGACCGCGCCGCCCTGGACCACCGCCTCAGGCAGCTCTCCCGGGTCGACCTGCGCGACATGGCCACCTACTACCGCACCATCAACGCCGGTGCCGCCGAGCTCGCCGCCGACCGGGCTGCACCCGACGACGTCGCGCAGCTCCGCCTCCTGGTCGAGCGCACCGGCACCGACGACCCGGTGGCCGGCCGCCGCGGCGAGAACGCCTTCCACCTGCAGCTCGCCGCGCTGAGCCAGTCGCCCCGGCTGGTGCGCGAGGAGGTGCGGCTGCAGGCCGAGTTCGGTGCCCTGCTGTGGCGCTGCCAGGACGACCCCCACGCCCGGGTCACCGCCCGGGAGGCGCACGACGCCATCGCCGCCGCTCTGGACGACGTGGACACCGAGCGGGCCCGGGCGTTGACCGCCGCCCACGTGGACGCGAGTCTGGAATGGCTCGTCGACCACAAGAGCACCCTCGACAGCGGTCCACCGACCGTCCCCGTCCGGAAGGAACCGCCGTCATGA